Proteins encoded within one genomic window of Jiangella mangrovi:
- a CDS encoding NUDIX hydrolase, giving the protein MSLESDLDRSVTHRRTARVLLVEPGGRLLLFEDSDPSAPGAPTFWITPGGGVDPGETLIDAAVREVLEETGLRLTPSSLRGPIAERTVVHAYSDKIAVQSETFFVADAPSREIEPAGLTEDEQLTVIGHRWWSLEELRSTERPVWPVGLPDLFAAARLPDQWPVALSAAEESTVPTNHFAR; this is encoded by the coding sequence ATGTCGCTGGAGTCCGATCTCGACCGGTCGGTCACGCACCGCCGGACCGCCCGGGTGCTGCTCGTCGAGCCCGGCGGCCGGCTGCTGCTGTTCGAGGACAGCGATCCGTCCGCGCCCGGCGCCCCGACGTTCTGGATCACCCCCGGTGGCGGCGTCGACCCCGGCGAGACGCTCATCGACGCGGCGGTCCGCGAGGTCCTCGAAGAGACCGGCCTGCGGCTGACGCCGTCGTCGCTGCGCGGTCCCATCGCCGAGCGCACGGTCGTGCACGCCTACTCCGACAAGATCGCCGTCCAGTCCGAGACGTTCTTCGTCGCCGACGCCCCGAGTCGAGAGATCGAGCCGGCAGGGCTGACCGAGGACGAGCAGCTCACCGTCATCGGGCACCGCTGGTGGAGCCTCGAGGAACTGCGCAGCACCGAGCGCCCGGTCTGGCCGGTGGGCCTGCCGGACCTGTTCGCCGCCGCCCGCCTGCCGGACCAGTGGCCGGTCGCCCTCAGCGCGGCCGAGGAGTCGACGGTCCCCACCAACCACTTCGCCCGCTAG
- a CDS encoding DUF222 domain-containing protein, whose translation MTADRVELVEGLVGLAPGPDLAAALAAVDLAGLPAGGLVAVAQARQRQLAHDEAALLRVFAELAARPQYQACTAPGDLAPGHAHRPVQAAGDEVSLALRWTPGRATSRVALAVELLEDLPDTLTALDTGLIDADQARLIAERTRCLPSPALRRRVEQVVLPVAAARTRWVLDQTLRREVIAADPAGADTRRATAAQQRRVGRPEPANPGGDDAMATLTLHGPAEDLTALWVAADAAARHTRTTGDPRTLDQLRLDLLTGLAWTALDTGHLGCCNPTCTNPARATPADHPEPMTAGPPAAQRDHPRDTASPVTTTAATSTPGPVVLGQRRGRAATVHVTVPITALAGVDETPAELDGFGPIPAATARRIAADATLRRLLTDPADGRLLEYGRTTYAPPADLAAHVVARDRTCRFPTCHRPATEAEIDHRVPWAAGGTTDPANTWALHGGHHKAKTWHGYRIVTDTTCTTWWTTPAGHRYRVEPETIGTVLAAAPAPMPTAPAPQEAVPF comes from the coding sequence GTGACTGCTGATCGTGTCGAACTCGTCGAAGGCCTGGTGGGGCTGGCGCCAGGCCCGGACCTGGCCGCCGCGCTCGCGGCGGTGGATCTCGCGGGGTTGCCGGCCGGTGGGCTGGTCGCGGTCGCGCAGGCCCGGCAACGCCAACTCGCCCACGACGAGGCCGCCCTGCTGCGCGTGTTCGCCGAACTGGCCGCCCGCCCGCAGTACCAGGCCTGCACCGCCCCGGGCGACCTCGCCCCCGGGCATGCGCACCGCCCGGTCCAGGCCGCCGGCGACGAGGTGTCCCTGGCGCTGCGCTGGACCCCGGGCCGCGCCACCAGCCGGGTCGCGCTCGCCGTCGAACTCCTCGAAGACCTCCCCGACACCCTCACCGCGCTCGACACCGGCCTCATCGACGCCGACCAGGCACGCCTCATCGCCGAACGCACCCGCTGCCTCCCCTCACCGGCGCTGCGCCGCCGGGTCGAGCAGGTCGTACTGCCGGTTGCCGCGGCGCGGACCCGGTGGGTGCTCGACCAGACCCTGCGTCGTGAGGTGATCGCCGCCGACCCCGCCGGCGCCGACACCCGCCGCGCCACGGCCGCCCAGCAGCGCCGGGTCGGGCGCCCCGAACCCGCCAACCCCGGCGGCGACGACGCCATGGCCACCCTCACCCTGCACGGCCCGGCCGAAGACCTCACCGCCCTCTGGGTCGCCGCCGACGCCGCCGCCCGCCACACCCGCACCACCGGCGACCCCCGCACCCTGGACCAACTCCGCCTCGACCTACTCACCGGCCTGGCCTGGACCGCCCTCGACACCGGCCACCTCGGCTGCTGCAACCCCACCTGCACCAACCCCGCCCGCGCTACCCCAGCCGACCACCCCGAACCGATGACCGCCGGCCCGCCGGCTGCCCAGCGCGACCATCCCCGCGACACCGCCAGTCCAGTCACCACCACGGCGGCCACCAGCACGCCCGGGCCGGTGGTCCTCGGGCAGCGCCGAGGCCGGGCCGCGACCGTGCACGTCACCGTCCCGATCACCGCGCTGGCCGGTGTCGACGAGACGCCCGCCGAGCTGGACGGGTTCGGGCCCATCCCCGCAGCCACCGCCCGCCGCATCGCCGCCGACGCCACCCTGCGCCGCCTGCTCACCGACCCCGCCGACGGGCGCCTCCTCGAGTACGGCCGCACCACTTATGCCCCGCCGGCCGACCTCGCCGCGCATGTCGTCGCCCGCGACCGCACCTGCCGCTTCCCCACCTGCCACCGCCCCGCCACCGAAGCCGAGATCGACCACCGGGTCCCGTGGGCCGCAGGCGGCACCACCGACCCCGCCAACACCTGGGCGCTGCACGGCGGGCACCACAAGGCCAAGACCTGGCACGGCTACCGCATCGTCACCGACACCACCTGCACCACCTGGTGGACCACCCCCGCCGGGCACCGCTACCGCGTCGAACCCGAGACCATCGGCACCGTCCTCGCCGCTGCACCCGCACCCATGCCGACCGCGCCCGCGCCGCAGGAGGCGGTGCCGTTCTGA
- a CDS encoding PadR family transcriptional regulator yields the protein MSIRHGLLALLERSPMYGYQLRHEFERSTGATWPLNVGQVYTTLSRLERDGLVEQTGESDEDGKVVYRLTDAGHAELTGWFATPLGATDRPRDELAIKVALALTTPGVDVRAVLQTQRTATLRHLQELTRLKAVADGSEDTAWLLVLDSMIFRAEAEVRWLDHSETRLARMGVAMRPPAAPVAPDPADAGADQALRR from the coding sequence ATGTCCATCCGTCACGGTCTGCTGGCGCTGCTCGAACGCTCCCCCATGTACGGCTACCAATTGCGGCACGAGTTCGAGCGGTCCACCGGAGCCACCTGGCCGCTCAACGTCGGGCAGGTCTACACGACGCTCTCCCGGCTCGAGCGCGACGGCCTGGTCGAGCAGACCGGCGAGTCCGACGAGGACGGCAAGGTCGTCTACCGCCTCACCGACGCCGGGCACGCCGAGCTGACCGGCTGGTTCGCCACGCCGCTGGGCGCCACCGACCGCCCGCGCGACGAGCTGGCCATCAAGGTCGCGCTGGCGCTGACCACGCCGGGGGTCGACGTCCGTGCGGTGCTGCAGACCCAGCGCACCGCCACCCTGCGCCACCTGCAGGAGTTGACCCGGCTCAAGGCCGTGGCCGACGGCTCCGAGGACACCGCCTGGCTTCTGGTCCTCGACTCCATGATCTTCCGGGCCGAGGCCGAGGTGCGCTGGCTCGACCACTCCGAGACCCGGCTGGCCCGCATGGGCGTGGCCATGCGCCCGCCCGCCGCCCCCGTCGCGCCCGACCCCGCCGACGCCGGCGCCGACCAGGCACTGCGGCGATGA
- a CDS encoding ABC transporter ATP-binding protein, giving the protein MSTEAVLELRTVSRVHGDGPTAVHALRAVSLTLRPRELVAVMGPSGSGKSTLLHLAGGLDEPSEGAVLVEGTDLATLDRGELAAVRRRSLGYVFQDLNLIPALTAAENVALPRELDGVRSRAARAEALEALTEVGVGELADRFPDEMSGGQQQRVAIARALVGPRRLVLADEPTGALDSKTGEDVLRVLRARCDAGASGLLVTHEARHAAWADRVVFLRDGALVDDTGIAPPPEVLLAADGRG; this is encoded by the coding sequence ATGAGCACCGAGGCCGTTCTCGAGCTTCGCACTGTCAGCCGGGTCCACGGCGACGGCCCCACGGCGGTGCACGCCCTGCGCGCCGTCAGCCTCACCCTGCGCCCGCGCGAGCTGGTCGCCGTCATGGGTCCGTCCGGCTCGGGCAAGAGCACGCTGCTGCATCTGGCCGGCGGTCTCGACGAGCCCAGCGAGGGCGCCGTCCTGGTCGAGGGGACCGACCTCGCCACGCTCGACCGGGGCGAGCTCGCCGCCGTGCGCCGGCGCAGCCTCGGCTACGTCTTCCAGGACCTCAACCTCATCCCCGCCCTCACCGCGGCCGAGAACGTGGCGCTCCCGCGCGAGCTCGACGGCGTCCGGAGCCGGGCCGCGCGCGCCGAGGCGCTCGAGGCGCTCACCGAGGTCGGCGTGGGCGAGCTGGCCGACCGGTTCCCCGACGAGATGTCCGGCGGGCAGCAGCAGCGGGTCGCCATCGCGCGGGCGCTGGTCGGGCCGCGCCGCCTTGTGCTGGCCGACGAGCCCACCGGCGCGCTGGACTCGAAGACCGGCGAGGACGTGCTGCGGGTGCTCCGGGCGCGCTGCGACGCCGGCGCCTCCGGGCTGTTGGTGACCCACGAGGCCCGGCACGCCGCGTGGGCCGATCGCGTGGTGTTCCTGCGCGACGGCGCGTTGGTCGACGACACCGGCATCGCGCCGCCGCCCGAGGTGCTGCTGGCCGCGGACGGTCGCGGATGA
- a CDS encoding FtsX-like permease family protein has protein sequence MRLRARGGWGPALRIARRQVRRNLGRSVLIAVLVGLPVAGATIADVLYRSVESPERNATSRIGAADAVIEVTPWDTLPMPGNGRLPMVDLNSRGDQPPEPERDAAAVDVAALLPPGTVLVPDRVNHGVRLDNGDTVVRSALLDVGPLGGPLTDHTIRLESGRWPEARDEAAVTPALADRLGLLDGGDLRPDATVTISDGPTARVTAVVVDPFDLGSERLSVAPDSAVAEHAAAEAEDSWGMLGSTGGVVYLADLPDGVDVTSLAGVLAADGVGLLPRGVFSHPEQYYPDYSGGGSPTVEQLQQAALVVLVVGLGLLEVVLLAGAAFAVGARRQVRELGLMMAGGASAAHVRRTVLAQGLVLGVLGAATGLAVGAALVPVAAPSWERYLGELVDHWTFGWAELAAAAGVGVLSGLAAAVVPAIGAARMKPVDALAQRFRTTRLAARLPVVGVVLFVVGAAGALIASRAMARDLEEYGAELARLAGTGLYVAAPASGPYTALQLGGALIATAGIVVLLPGLISVLARTAHRLGLSARLALRDAARHRHRTAPAVAAIAIVVAGSTAVAFGAGGTARADELRYTPSLPADVMRIDVDRQDRTPAEIETMLTEAEQAAAGALPGAQIIRATEATSEYRYDGVSTFDTVWLATATDCIECPYSGSVSVAVADPDLLELVTGRAPDQAILDAVADGTMVVFEQPYIHDDGTVHIETYPGEGPPEQVRIPARLAERSGAHTSLPGAVASAETLTAHGFTPMPTSSYIRFGDATQQQIDAALGAAESVGAWPSVEVPLDEGVDPAVLALTAGAAFVTLVGVAIAVALAAAEGRADLATLAAVGAPPRRRRSLAGAQALVVGGLGVLIGSVLGVYFAYLIWPALGAPEFIWAWDHLLLTGVAVPVLAVLVAVVFTPSRLPMIRRVE, from the coding sequence ATGAGGCTTCGCGCGCGCGGGGGCTGGGGCCCGGCGCTGCGGATCGCCCGGCGGCAGGTGCGCCGCAACCTCGGCCGGTCGGTGCTCATCGCGGTCCTGGTGGGGCTGCCGGTCGCCGGGGCCACCATCGCCGACGTCCTGTACCGCAGTGTCGAGTCGCCGGAGCGCAACGCGACGTCGCGCATCGGCGCCGCCGACGCCGTCATCGAGGTGACGCCGTGGGACACGCTGCCGATGCCCGGCAACGGCCGGCTGCCCATGGTCGACCTGAACTCCCGCGGCGACCAGCCGCCCGAGCCCGAGCGCGATGCCGCCGCGGTCGACGTCGCCGCGCTGCTGCCGCCCGGCACCGTCCTCGTGCCCGACCGCGTCAACCACGGCGTCCGGCTCGACAACGGCGACACCGTGGTGCGCTCCGCGCTGCTCGACGTGGGGCCGCTCGGCGGCCCGCTCACCGATCACACCATCCGGCTGGAGTCCGGGCGCTGGCCCGAGGCGCGCGACGAGGCCGCGGTCACGCCGGCGCTGGCCGACCGGCTCGGCCTGCTCGACGGCGGCGACCTGCGCCCCGACGCGACGGTCACGATCAGCGACGGGCCGACAGCCCGCGTGACGGCGGTCGTGGTCGACCCGTTCGACCTCGGCTCCGAGCGACTCAGCGTCGCGCCGGACTCCGCCGTCGCCGAGCACGCCGCGGCCGAAGCCGAGGACTCCTGGGGCATGCTCGGGTCCACCGGCGGCGTCGTGTACCTCGCCGACCTGCCCGACGGCGTCGACGTCACCTCGCTGGCCGGCGTGCTGGCCGCCGACGGTGTCGGGCTGCTGCCGCGGGGGGTGTTCAGCCATCCGGAGCAGTACTACCCCGACTACTCGGGCGGAGGGTCGCCCACCGTCGAGCAGCTGCAACAGGCCGCGCTCGTGGTGCTGGTCGTGGGGCTGGGGCTGCTCGAGGTCGTGCTGCTGGCCGGCGCGGCGTTCGCCGTCGGCGCCCGGCGACAGGTCCGCGAGCTCGGCCTCATGATGGCCGGCGGGGCCAGTGCCGCGCACGTGCGCCGGACGGTCCTGGCGCAGGGCCTGGTGCTCGGTGTTCTCGGCGCGGCCACGGGACTCGCCGTGGGGGCGGCGCTGGTGCCCGTCGCGGCGCCGTCCTGGGAGCGCTACCTCGGCGAACTGGTCGACCACTGGACGTTCGGCTGGGCCGAGCTGGCCGCCGCTGCCGGCGTCGGCGTGCTGTCCGGGCTCGCCGCCGCGGTGGTGCCCGCCATCGGCGCGGCCCGCATGAAGCCGGTCGACGCGCTGGCCCAGCGGTTCCGGACCACCCGGCTGGCGGCCCGGCTGCCCGTGGTCGGCGTCGTACTGTTCGTCGTCGGCGCGGCCGGCGCCCTCATCGCGAGCCGGGCCATGGCCCGCGACCTCGAGGAGTACGGCGCGGAGCTGGCCCGGCTGGCCGGCACCGGCCTGTACGTCGCGGCGCCGGCGTCGGGGCCCTACACCGCCCTGCAGCTCGGTGGCGCGCTGATCGCCACGGCGGGCATCGTCGTCCTGCTGCCCGGCCTGATCTCGGTCCTCGCCCGGACGGCCCACCGGCTCGGACTCTCGGCGCGGCTGGCGCTGCGCGACGCCGCCCGGCACCGGCACCGGACCGCTCCGGCGGTCGCGGCCATCGCGATCGTGGTGGCGGGGTCGACGGCGGTGGCGTTCGGCGCCGGCGGGACCGCCCGAGCCGACGAGCTGCGCTACACGCCGTCGCTGCCGGCCGACGTCATGCGCATCGACGTCGACCGCCAGGACCGCACCCCGGCGGAGATCGAGACGATGCTCACCGAGGCCGAGCAGGCGGCGGCCGGCGCTCTGCCCGGCGCGCAGATCATCCGGGCCACCGAAGCGACCAGCGAGTACCGGTACGACGGCGTCTCGACTTTCGACACCGTCTGGCTGGCGACCGCGACCGACTGCATCGAGTGCCCGTACTCGGGGTCGGTGTCGGTGGCCGTCGCCGACCCCGATCTCCTCGAGCTCGTCACCGGCCGAGCCCCCGACCAGGCGATCCTCGACGCCGTCGCCGACGGCACCATGGTCGTGTTCGAGCAGCCGTACATCCACGACGACGGGACCGTGCACATCGAGACCTATCCGGGTGAGGGGCCGCCGGAGCAGGTGCGGATCCCGGCCCGGCTCGCCGAGCGGTCCGGCGCGCACACGTCGCTGCCGGGCGCGGTCGCCTCCGCGGAGACCCTGACGGCGCACGGCTTCACCCCGATGCCGACCTCGTCCTACATCCGGTTCGGTGACGCGACGCAGCAGCAGATCGACGCCGCGCTGGGTGCCGCCGAGTCGGTCGGCGCCTGGCCGTCCGTCGAGGTGCCCCTCGACGAGGGCGTCGACCCCGCGGTGCTGGCGCTGACCGCGGGCGCGGCATTTGTGACGCTGGTGGGCGTGGCCATCGCCGTCGCGCTGGCGGCCGCCGAGGGCCGCGCCGACCTCGCCACGCTGGCCGCCGTCGGCGCCCCGCCGAGGCGCCGGCGCAGCCTGGCCGGTGCGCAGGCGCTGGTGGTGGGTGGTCTGGGCGTGCTGATCGGGTCGGTGCTGGGCGTGTACTTCGCCTATCTGATCTGGCCGGCGCTCGGGGCGCCTGAGTTCATCTGGGCGTGGGACCACCTGTTGCTCACCGGCGTCGCGGTCCCGGTCCTGGCCGTCCTGGTGGCGGTGGTCTTCACTCCGAGCCGGTTGCCGATGATCAGGAGGGTGGAGTGA
- a CDS encoding bacterial proteasome activator family protein: MTEPNENAESHDTPADDEQQRVVVVGPDGMAIESAPGGHEGQRSLTDLVEQPAKVMRIGSMIKQLLDEVKAAPLDEASRRRLGEIHRASIDELEDGLAPELVDELERLALPFGDDTVPTDAELRVAQAQLVGWLEGLFHGIQTTLFAQQMAARAQLEQMRRALPPGVQLAPGQAMPGGQPQGDEGDQRGSGMYL; this comes from the coding sequence ATGACGGAGCCGAACGAGAACGCCGAATCCCACGACACCCCTGCCGACGACGAGCAGCAGCGCGTGGTCGTCGTCGGCCCCGACGGCATGGCCATCGAGTCCGCGCCCGGCGGTCACGAGGGACAGCGCTCGCTCACCGACCTGGTCGAGCAGCCGGCCAAGGTCATGCGCATCGGCAGCATGATCAAGCAGCTGCTCGACGAGGTGAAGGCCGCCCCGCTCGACGAGGCCAGCCGGCGCCGGCTGGGCGAGATCCACCGCGCGTCCATCGACGAGCTCGAGGACGGCCTGGCGCCCGAGCTGGTCGACGAGCTCGAGCGGCTCGCCCTCCCGTTCGGCGACGACACCGTCCCCACCGACGCGGAGCTGCGGGTGGCGCAGGCCCAGCTCGTCGGCTGGCTCGAGGGCCTCTTCCACGGCATCCAGACCACGCTGTTCGCGCAGCAGATGGCCGCGCGGGCGCAGCTCGAGCAGATGCGTCGTGCGCTCCCGCCGGGCGTGCAGCTGGCTCCCGGCCAGGCGATGCCGGGCGGTCAGCCGCAGGGCGACGAGGGCGACCAGCGCGGCAGCGGGATGTACCTCTGA
- a CDS encoding DUF6918 family protein — MADTLREILLDPSRRPAVVKDLHQLVDAEVSDKGGVSGMAVKGGYAVLKKINAGFVPETIDNMLDSFVERAEPFYADFQATGGGSLADYFESRRGEISDALLGVSDARAAASQRDSVKKVYSKLRPSAQKHVEEALPRLAGVIESHARTAA; from the coding sequence ATGGCTGACACACTCCGCGAGATCCTTCTCGACCCGAGCCGCCGGCCCGCCGTCGTCAAGGACCTCCACCAGCTCGTCGACGCCGAGGTCTCGGACAAGGGCGGCGTTTCGGGGATGGCCGTCAAGGGCGGCTACGCGGTCCTGAAGAAGATCAACGCCGGGTTCGTTCCCGAGACCATCGACAACATGCTCGACTCCTTCGTCGAGCGGGCCGAGCCGTTCTACGCCGACTTCCAGGCCACCGGCGGCGGCTCGCTCGCCGACTACTTCGAGAGCCGTCGCGGCGAGATCTCCGACGCGCTGCTCGGGGTCTCCGACGCCCGCGCCGCAGCGTCGCAGCGCGACAGCGTCAAGAAGGTCTACAGCAAGCTGCGCCCGTCGGCGCAGAAGCACGTCGAAGAGGCGCTGCCGCGACTGGCCGGCGTCATCGAGAGCCACGCCCGTACCGCCGCCTGA
- a CDS encoding HAD family hydrolase, which produces MTLTNGWRPALVALDVDGTLVTYAEFHRPPRPPVVEAVRRAHDSGARVVVATGRSMHSTLPLLDQLGLKDGFAVCSNGAVIIDVSSRAPVDIETFDITDTVRYFTEQVPDAVLAVEELGRGYRVTGEFPTGDLDGHVTVVPHDELVASPVTRLVVRWPNGDRERLREIARDSGLPSVDYAIGYTAWLDIMPVGVSKASGLAKVATRLGLTASAALAVGDGHNDIEMLRWAGVGVAMGQAPDDVKAIADAVCGDVDSDGLAILLDDYFTDLP; this is translated from the coding sequence GTGACCCTGACCAACGGGTGGCGCCCGGCGCTGGTCGCGCTCGACGTCGACGGCACCCTGGTCACGTACGCCGAGTTCCACCGGCCGCCGCGCCCGCCCGTGGTCGAGGCCGTGCGCCGGGCGCACGACTCCGGCGCGCGCGTCGTCGTGGCCACCGGCCGGTCCATGCACTCCACGCTGCCGCTGCTCGACCAGCTCGGGCTGAAGGACGGCTTCGCGGTCTGCTCGAACGGCGCGGTCATCATCGACGTGTCCAGCCGGGCGCCCGTCGACATCGAGACGTTCGACATCACCGACACCGTCCGCTACTTCACCGAGCAGGTCCCCGACGCGGTGCTGGCGGTCGAGGAGCTGGGCCGCGGCTACCGCGTCACGGGCGAGTTCCCCACCGGCGACCTCGACGGCCACGTCACCGTGGTGCCGCACGACGAACTGGTCGCCAGCCCGGTCACCCGCCTGGTGGTCCGCTGGCCGAACGGCGACCGCGAGCGGCTGCGCGAGATCGCCCGCGACTCCGGTCTGCCCAGCGTCGACTACGCCATCGGCTACACCGCCTGGCTCGACATCATGCCGGTGGGCGTCTCGAAGGCGTCCGGGCTGGCGAAGGTGGCGACGCGGCTCGGCCTGACGGCGTCGGCGGCGCTCGCGGTGGGCGACGGCCACAACGACATCGAGATGCTGCGCTGGGCCGGCGTGGGCGTGGCCATGGGCCAGGCGCCCGACGACGTCAAGGCGATCGCCGACGCCGTCTGCGGCGACGTCGACTCCGACGGCCTCGCGATCCTCCTCGACGACTACTTCACCGACCTCCCGTGA
- the serS gene encoding serine--tRNA ligase, protein MLDLRLIRENPDRVRASQRARGESEAVVDDILAADESRRSSLAEFERLRAEQKSLGKLIPKASPEEKQELLARTRDLAAAVKSAEAAAGEAQARLDELARVPSNIVLDGVPAGGEADYVVLREMGEKPALERVRDHLELGEGLRAIDTERGAKVSGSRFYFLTGVGAQLELAVLNHGMATAAAAGFTPVITPTLVRPEIMQGTGFLGAHADEIYRVDADDLYLVGTSEVALAGYHADEIIDLDGGPLRYAGWSACYRREAGSYGKDTRGIIRVHQFHKVEMFSYCREEDAADEHARLLGWEEQMLGDMELPYRVIDVAAGDLGSSAARKFDCEAWLPSQERYLELTSTSNCTTFQARRLGVRERTETGTRPVATLNGTLATTRWLVALLENHQQPDGSVYVPKALQPFLGGRELLEPVAT, encoded by the coding sequence GTGCTAGATCTGCGCCTGATCCGCGAGAACCCCGACCGTGTCCGCGCCTCGCAGCGAGCGCGCGGCGAGAGCGAAGCCGTCGTCGACGACATCCTCGCCGCCGACGAGTCGCGCCGGTCCTCTCTGGCCGAGTTCGAGCGGCTGCGCGCGGAGCAGAAGAGCCTCGGCAAGCTGATCCCGAAGGCCTCGCCCGAGGAGAAGCAGGAGCTGCTGGCCCGCACGCGCGACCTCGCCGCCGCCGTGAAGAGCGCCGAGGCCGCCGCCGGCGAGGCGCAGGCGCGACTCGACGAGCTGGCCCGGGTGCCGTCGAACATCGTGCTCGACGGCGTGCCCGCGGGCGGCGAGGCCGACTACGTGGTCCTCCGCGAGATGGGCGAGAAGCCCGCGCTCGAGCGGGTCCGCGACCACCTCGAGCTCGGCGAGGGCCTGCGTGCCATCGACACCGAGCGCGGCGCGAAGGTGTCGGGCTCGCGGTTCTACTTCCTCACCGGCGTCGGGGCGCAGCTCGAGCTGGCCGTGCTCAACCACGGCATGGCCACCGCCGCCGCGGCCGGGTTCACGCCGGTCATCACGCCCACCCTGGTGCGCCCCGAGATCATGCAGGGCACCGGGTTCCTCGGCGCGCACGCCGACGAGATCTACCGCGTCGACGCCGACGACCTCTACCTCGTCGGCACCAGCGAGGTCGCGCTGGCCGGCTACCACGCCGACGAGATCATCGACCTCGACGGCGGCCCGCTGCGCTACGCCGGGTGGTCGGCCTGCTACCGCCGCGAGGCAGGTTCTTACGGAAAGGACACCCGCGGGATCATCCGCGTTCACCAGTTCCACAAGGTGGAGATGTTCTCCTACTGCCGCGAGGAGGACGCGGCCGACGAGCACGCGCGCCTGCTCGGGTGGGAGGAGCAGATGCTCGGCGACATGGAGCTGCCGTATCGCGTCATCGACGTCGCCGCGGGCGACCTCGGGTCGAGCGCGGCGCGCAAGTTCGACTGCGAGGCCTGGCTGCCGTCGCAGGAGCGCTATCTCGAGCTCACCTCGACCTCCAACTGCACCACGTTCCAGGCGCGGCGGCTCGGTGTGCGCGAGCGCACCGAGACCGGCACCCGCCCGGTCGCGACCCTCAACGGCACGCTGGCCACCACCCGGTGGCTCGTGGCGCTGCTCGAGAACCACCAGCAGCCCGACGGCTCGGTGTACGTGCCCAAGGCGCTGCAGCCGTTCCTCGGCGGGCGCGAGCTGCTGGAACCGGTCGCGACGTGA
- the pheA gene encoding prephenate dehydratase: MTDRYAYLGPEATFTEAAALRFPALAGATLEPFPTVHAVINAVRTGEVAGAVVPVENSVEGSVNATLDELIRGEPLAITAEVLLPVTFTLLARPGTDLADVRRIVTHPVAEAQCRAWVSAKLPDAIIALGPSTAAAAASVAGRTPGPDGTVYDAAISAPLAGERYGLTALAVDIGEDSDAITRFVLATRPTKPGRPTGSDKTTLVAFIRDDHPGALLEILEQFAARGVNLTRIESRPTGNGMGRYCFAIDVEGHVADARVGEAMMGLRRVCATVRFLGSYPRADGVRPPVLPGTSNADFADAATWLDQLRG, encoded by the coding sequence ATGACCGACCGTTACGCCTACCTGGGCCCGGAGGCGACGTTCACCGAGGCCGCCGCCCTGCGTTTCCCCGCCCTGGCCGGCGCGACGCTGGAGCCGTTCCCGACGGTGCACGCAGTCATCAACGCCGTGCGTACGGGCGAGGTCGCCGGCGCCGTCGTGCCGGTCGAGAACTCCGTCGAGGGGTCGGTCAACGCCACGCTCGACGAGCTGATCCGCGGCGAGCCGCTCGCCATCACCGCCGAGGTGCTGCTACCGGTCACGTTCACGCTGCTCGCCCGCCCCGGTACGGACCTCGCCGACGTCCGGCGCATCGTCACGCACCCGGTGGCCGAGGCGCAGTGCCGGGCGTGGGTCAGCGCGAAGCTCCCTGACGCCATCATCGCACTGGGCCCGTCGACGGCGGCAGCGGCGGCCTCCGTCGCCGGCCGCACGCCGGGCCCCGACGGGACGGTGTACGACGCCGCCATCTCCGCGCCGCTGGCCGGCGAGCGCTACGGGCTCACCGCGCTCGCCGTCGACATCGGCGAGGACTCCGACGCGATCACCCGGTTCGTGCTCGCCACCCGGCCAACGAAGCCCGGGCGGCCCACCGGCTCGGACAAGACCACGCTGGTGGCCTTCATCCGCGACGACCACCCCGGCGCGCTGCTCGAGATCCTCGAGCAGTTCGCCGCGCGCGGCGTCAACCTCACCCGCATCGAGTCGCGGCCGACCGGCAACGGCATGGGCCGCTACTGCTTCGCCATCGACGTCGAGGGCCACGTCGCCGATGCCCGGGTCGGCGAGGCGATGATGGGCCTGCGCCGGGTCTGCGCGACCGTCCGGTTCCTCGGCTCCTACCCGCGGGCCGACGGCGTCCGCCCGCCGGTCCTGCCCGGCACGTCCAACGCCGACTTCGCCGACGCCGCCACCTGGCTGGACCAGCTCCGCGGCTGA